CTTGCCAGGCCGCCGTTCGGTCGTACGCGTCGATGAGGGCCTGCGTGCCGGCCACCTCCGACCGTAGCCGTTGCCCGGTGAACACCCAAGCCGACGGGCAGCCGGCACGGGGCCGGACAGCCTCACGGACTCCGGCTGACAGGCCGGCCCCGACCGGTGAGGTCAGTGTTCGGCGCCGCGGTCGATGCCCAGGGTCGCCATCAGATCCTCGTGCAGCTGGAACCAGACCCGGTGACAGGAGTCGACGTGGGTGCGGTCGACCCAGTCGTGCTCGCCGTGCCAGGCGCGCCGGAGCGCGGCGGCGAAGCGCGAGTCGTAGCCGGTGAACCTGGCGAGCACGCCGGTGAGCCGGTCCACCAGCGGGACCATCGCGCGGTGCAGGGCGGCGAGTTCGTCGAGGATCCGCGCGTCCCGGTCCGGGTCGGTGTGCTCGTTGGTCGCGAGGGTGGCGCCGCCGGAGGGGGCGAGTTGCCACTCGGTGCAGGCCCGCAGAAGACGTGCGTTCAGTGGCAGGAACTCCCGGTAGGTCGATCCGATCACGTCGTCCGGGTCGGCGACGGCGCGTTCCCGAGCGAGCTGTCTTTCGTTCTCGGCCCTGCCGTCGCCGGTCAGGGACCATCCGCCGAGATCGGCGAAGGCAGTGTGCTGCACCCAGTCACGCTCCTGCGCCACGGCCAGGGTGCGTGCCGTGTCCGCCGGGTCGAGGGCGAACCGTCCGGCGACCTCGACCGTGTCGGCGAACCCGAGCAGGCGTACTCCATGGAGTACGAGGAGTTCCGGCGAGGAGTGCCGCGTCATGGCCGATCGTCCCGCTTGGCGTTGAGCCGGCCGAAGTGCTGCTGGCAGGCCTGTGGCGACCGGAACCCCATGGCGTCGGCGATCTGGGCCCACGTCAGTCCGGCGCTCCTGGCGCTGAACAGCAGGCCCGCCTCCACGCCCTCGATCTCGGCCCGCGCGGCTGGCATCAGCGCGAGCGCGCTCAGCAGGTCGTCCGGATCCAGGTCGGCCGATCGCCAGACCGCGAACTGCACGAGGTCGACAGCGGAAGGTGGTACGGGGGCAGGCCTCCACGGGGGCGGGCTCAGGTCGTCGGCGCCGGCTGCGAGCAGGCGCTGCCGTGCGTCCCGTTCGCGGTGCATCCCGGCGTGGCCACCGGCCGAGGTGCGGCTCGGGTCGTGCTTGCGTTCCATGCGGCCATCCTGAACAATCAACACAATGTTGTCAACAAAATGTTGACAGGGCTGTCTTCGTGGACAACGAGCGCTGACTGACAACCGGCAGACAACGGCCCGGCCGACGGAACGGTGCGGAGAGGACGATGCGTGTGATCACCTCACTGGCCGCAGCCACCCCGGACACATGCGGTGCGAAAGCGGCAACCCTCGCGACGCTTCTCCGGCACGGTTTCCCCGTCCCCGACGGCTTCGTCGTGACCTTCGACGCGTACCGAGCCGCGCGCGCCGCGGCACCGGAGCAGGCTCGTCCGGACGGTCGTGGTGGTGGTGGTGGTGAGTGGACGATGCCGGACCTGCTGGCGGAGCACGTGTCGCGGAAGCTCACGGAGCTGGGCGATCCGCCGGTGGCGGTGCGTTCGTCGGCCGCGAAC
This Actinopolymorpha cephalotaxi DNA region includes the following protein-coding sequences:
- a CDS encoding transcriptional regulator, which gives rise to MTRHSSPELLVLHGVRLLGFADTVEVAGRFALDPADTARTLAVAQERDWVQHTAFADLGGWSLTGDGRAENERQLARERAVADPDDVIGSTYREFLPLNARLLRACTEWQLAPSGGATLATNEHTDPDRDARILDELAALHRAMVPLVDRLTGVLARFTGYDSRFAAALRRAWHGEHDWVDRTHVDSCHRVWFQLHEDLMATLGIDRGAEH
- a CDS encoding SANT/Myb-like DNA-binding domain-containing protein, translating into MERKHDPSRTSAGGHAGMHRERDARQRLLAAGADDLSPPPWRPAPVPPSAVDLVQFAVWRSADLDPDDLLSALALMPAARAEIEGVEAGLLFSARSAGLTWAQIADAMGFRSPQACQQHFGRLNAKRDDRP